The segment GGCTGGGCGCAGGCCAGCCAGGCGCCGCCGGTGCCGCCCGGCCGGGTGAGCGGCGTGAGCCTCCTCGTGGACAGCGGCACGTGGAGGGTCCGCTACGGTCCCGTGACCACGACGAACAACACGGCGTTCGGGCTCCTGATGGAGGCGGCCCGCGTCCTGCGGTTCCCCGTGGTCTACCAGTACTACCAGTCGCCGCCCGGCGTGTTCGTGATCTCGATCAACGGCACGGGGAGCGGACCGAGCAGCTCAGGTTGGCAGTACTGGGTGGGCACGGCGTACGGAGACCGCGGGGCGAACCTGTACCCGCTGTCCAACGGGGTCAACGTAACCTGGCGGTACGGCGCCGACCAGGGGGGTGC is part of the Thermoplasmata archaeon genome and harbors:
- a CDS encoding DUF4430 domain-containing protein: MPRRLSERTQALIFLIVLGVAIAGLYGWAQASQAPPVPPGRVSGVSLLVDSGTWRVRYGPVTTTNNTAFGLLMEAARVLRFPVVYQYYQSPPGVFVISINGTGSGPSSSGWQYWVGTAYGDRGANLYPLSNGVNVTWRYGADQGGA